In a single window of the Papaver somniferum cultivar HN1 chromosome 8, ASM357369v1, whole genome shotgun sequence genome:
- the LOC113306468 gene encoding uncharacterized protein LOC113306468, with translation MGIADVRLTSDSQLVIRQVEMEYNVYDETLSAYMTLVHTLASQIPSIKFRHLCRRDISHADALAYISSMLRDENVEAIKITRVYETSITPQQSFATHREDDVGEDIVDDDVREDIHDDFVKDDILSRENEGEYFSNEDDWRTEIHLFLEEGTLPVDLKQDQKIQSKVGRYDLHDGILYKKSFLGPLLCCLSREEGHRILKDIHYGTQETTVE, from the coding sequence ATGGGAATAGCGGACGTACGCCTGACAAGTGATTCTCAACTAGTCATTCGACAAGTGGAGATGGAATACAATGTTTATGATGAGACCCTCTCAGCATACATGACTCTGGTCCATACCCTAGCATCACAGATACCCAGCATTAAGTTCCGACATCTATGTAGAAGAGATATTAGTCATGCCGATGCCTTAGCATACATATCATCTATGCTAAGGGATGAAAACGTCGAGGCTATCAAGATAACAAGAGTATATGAGACTTCGATCACTCCACAACAATCCTTCGCTACCCATCGTGAAGACGATGTAGGGGAGGATATCGTCGATGACGACGTAAGGGAAGATATCCATGATGATTTCGTCAAAGACGAtatcttatcaagagaaaatgAAGGCGAATACTttagcaacgaagatgactggagaacCGAAATCCACCTGTTCCTTGAAGAAGGAACGCTGCCTGTAGACCTGAAGCAAGATCAAAAGATACAATCAAAGGTAGGAAGATACGATCTTCATGACGGAATTCTTTATAAGAAGTCTTTCCTCGGTCCATTATTGTGCTGTTTATCCAGAGAAGAAGGCCACCGTATCCTGAAGGACATCCACTATGGGACGCAGGAAACCACAGTGGAATGA